The proteins below are encoded in one region of Xenopus laevis strain J_2021 chromosome 8L, Xenopus_laevis_v10.1, whole genome shotgun sequence:
- the rack1.L gene encoding receptor for activated C kinase 1 L homeolog → MTEQMTLRGTLKGHNGWVTQIATTPQFPDMILSSSRDKSVIMWKLTRDETNYGVPQRALRGHSHFVSDVVISSDGQFALSGSWDGTLRLWDLTTGTTTRRFVGHTKDVLSVAFSADNRQIVSGSRDKTIKLWNTLGVCKYTVQEESHSEWVSCVRFSPNSSNPIIVSCGWDKMVKVWNLANCKLKTNHIGHSGYLNTVTVSPDGSLCASGGKDGQAMLWDLNEGKHLYTLDSGDVINALCFSPNRYWLCAATGPSIKIWDLEGKIIVDELKQEVISSSSKAEPPQCTSLAWSADGQTLFAGYTDNLIRVWQVTIGTR, encoded by the exons ATGACTGAGCAAATGACACTTCGGGGGACCCTAAAAGGCCATAATGGCTGGGTCACACAAATAGCAACTACCCCACAGTTCCCGGACATGATTCTCAGCTCCTCCAGAG ATAAGTCGGTGATCATGTGGAAGCTGACACGTGACGAAACAAACTATGGCGTCCCTCAGCGAGCTCTTCGTGGTCACTCTCACTTTGTCAGCGATGTGGTTATCTCTTCAGATGGACAGTTTGCTCTTTCTGGGTCCTGGGATGGAACACTGAGGCTGTGGGATCTTACGAC TGGCACCACCACACGCCGGTTTGTAGGTCACACCAAAGATGTCCTGAGCGTTGCTTTCTCTGCTGACAACCGTCAAATTGTATCCGGATCCCGTGACAAAACAATCAAACTGTGGAACACATTGGGTGTCTGTAAATACACTGTACAG GAGGAATCTCATAGTGAGTGGGTGTCCTGTGTCAGGTTCTCCCCTAACAGCAGTAATCCTATCATTGTATCCTGCGGCTGGGACAAGATGGTGAAG GTCTGGAATCTGgccaattgcaaactgaagacaAACCACATTGGTCACAGTGGCTACTTGAACACGGTCACAGTGTCACCCGATGGGTCTCTGTGTGCCTCAGGAGGCAAG gATGGACAAGCAATGTTGTGGGACCTGAATGAGGGGAAACATCTGTATACTCTTGACAGTGGTGATGTTATCAATGCGCTCTGCTTCAGCCCCAATCGTTACTGGCTGTGTGCTGCCACTGGACCCAGCATCAAAATCTGG GATCTGGAAGGCAAGATCATTGTGGATGAGCTTAAGCAGGAAGTGATCAGTTCCAGCAGTAAAGCTGAACCTCCTCAATGTACTTCTTTGGCTTGGTCAGCTGATGGACAG ACTCTATTTGCTGGATACACGGACAACCTGATCAGAGTGTGGCAGGTCACTATTGGCACTCGTTAA
- the mgat1.L gene encoding mannosyl (alpha-1,3-)-glycoprotein beta-1,2-N-acetylglucosaminyltransferase L homeolog isoform X1 — MPRKVSVAAWGAALFISWNAILLLYLMSRSRGTDHSDLTAHVIQLAEEAEAELEKQKGLLQQIHYYSGLLNHQQPPSHVRPEPITPNMSFPSPSPVGSGPLPLVIPILVVACDRPSVRRCLDSLLKYRPSAENFPIIVSQDCGHEETSKIIDSYGDAVTHIKQPDLSEVAVPPEHRKFQGYYKISRHYRWALNQIFKTMGYKAAIVVEDDLEVAPDFYEYFQTTISLLQKDRMLWCVSAWNDNGKEALIDPGGSSLLYRSDFFPGLGWLLLQELWEELEPKWPSAFWDDWVRRPEQRLGRACVRPELSRTRTFGRKGVSQGQFFDQHLRFIKLNQDPVAFTKMDLSYLLKDTYDPWFRKQVYGAPKARAEEVLHGQVPGGRTVRVEYTTKDTFKAMARAFGVMEDLKSGVARAAYKGVVSFTHRGRRVFLAPPKDWAGYDPSWT; from the exons ATGCCGCGCAAGGTCAGCGTGGCGGCCTGGGGGGCAGCCCTCTTTATCTCATGGAATGCTATTCTACTCCTCTACCTCATGAGCAGGTCTCGTGGCACTGATCATTCTGATCTTACTGCTCATGTTATCCAGTTGGCTGAAGAAGCAGAAGCTGAACTTGAAAAACAGAAGGGATTACTTCAACAAATACACTATTATAGTGGCCTACTTAACCATCAGCAGCCTCCTTCACATGTAAGGCCTGAACCTATAACACCTAATATGTCATTCCCTTCTCCATCTCCTGTGGGATCTGGTCCTCTCCCTTTGGTTATTCCAATACTAGTGGTGGCATGTGACCGCCCCTCTGTGAGGAGATGCCTGGATTCATTGTTAAAATACCGACCCTCGGCAGAAAATTTTCCCATTATAGTGAGCCAAGACTGTGGTCATGAGGAGACTTCAAAGATCATAGACTCCTATGGAGATGCCGTAACTCATATCAAACAACCTGATCTCTCGGAGGTGGCTGTCCCACCAGAACACCGGAAGTTTCAAGGCTATTATAAAATTTCCCGCCATTACAGGTGGGCACTCAACCAG ATTTTCAAAACCATGGGTTACAAAGCAGCCATTGTGGTCGAAGATGACCTGGAGGTGGCTCCAGATTTTTATGAGTATTTTCAGACAACTATCTCCCTTCTGCAAAAGGACCGTATGCTATGGTGTGTCTCAGCCTGGAATGACAATGGCAAGGAAGCTTTGATTGATCCTGGGGGTAGTTCCCTTCTTTACCGCTCAGACTTCTTTCCTGGACTTGGCTGGTTGCTACTCCAGGAGCTGTGGGAGGAGCTTGAACCTAAATGGCCCTCAGCATTCTGGGATGACTGGGTTAGGCGTCCTGAACAAAGGTTGGGTAGAGCTTGTGTAAGACCAGAGCTGTCTCGCACACGGACCTTTGGGAGAAAAGGTGTTAGCCAAGGACAATTTTTTGATCAGCACCTACGATTCATCAAACTTAATCAGGACCCAGTGGCCTTCACTAAGATGGACCTCTCCTACCTTTTGAAAGATACTTATGATCCTTGGTTCCGTAAGCAGGTTTATGGGGCACCCAAAGCCCGGGCAGAGGAGGTGCTACACGGGCAAGTGCCCGGGGGCAGGACGGTAAGAGTGGAGTATACAACTAAAGACACTTTTAAGGCTATGGCCAGGGCCTTTGGCGTGATGGAGGACTTAAAGTCTGGGGTGGCGAGAGCGGCTTACAAAGGAGTTGTGTCCTTTACTCACAGAGGGAGAAGGGTGTTCTTGGCTCCTCCCAAAGACTGGGCAGGCTATGACCCATCGTGGACCTAA